TGTGATGTTATTATGTAACTATGGACCAAAAGCGTTCAGCTCATTGTTAAATCTGTACCATGAAGAATTCaggcagttctgaaagcaaaagggCGTCCAACCCAATACTAACAAGGTGTATCTAATCAAGTGCCCATTGAATTTATGTGCATATTAGTCCATATGAGTTGCACATACTCATATCGTTCATATTATCGGGGCCATTTCTGACTCTGTTACTGTTTCACGCAGAGATTCTGGCCATGTTTCTATCTGTCGTGTCGATCTGGGCCGTGACAGTAGTGCTCGTCTTATCAGCCGTGCAGAGGATCTCCGACGGGGAATACGAGATTGACAGTGAGATCATGCTCATAACATCAGGCTGTGCTGTGGGGGTCAATGTCCTGTGAGTGTGCCGAGCTTACTTTATGGATCATTTCTGCTTAGTTTAGGGGGGCAGTCAGcagtctttgctttgttttaccCAGGATGATCCTGATCTTGCATCAGCCTGGCAGCTCACATGGCCACAGCCATGGGTTTGCCACCAACCTGACCCAGAGGGACAAACATGGGCAGAGGAACAGCCACGGTAATGCAAGTGTGAAGGCAGCTTTCGTCCACGTGGTGGGAGATCTGGTGCAAAGTGTCGGTGTCATGCTGGCTGCCACCATCATCCACTTCTGGGTCAGTGTAAGAtgaaaaataacagtaaaataacaaaaataatgataGAGCACGGTCTCCAGGTAccccggcttcctcccacagtccaaagcaTGCTATATGCAGGTTGTGACTTTTTAACACTGGCCTTGCTGCTGTAAATGCTCATTAGAGCAGTATCATTCCATCATTTGTTTCTGATCATATTTCTGTCTTCTTCACAGCCTGAATATAAAGTAGCAGATCCGATTTGCACCTTCCTGTTCTCTCTTCTCGTTATTGGGACAACGCTTCCTGTCACAAGGGATGTTTTCAGGATACTACTGGAAGGTAAACACACTTCCCTCCGCCTGTGGTGACGTTCAGATTTTAGCGACAGTTTACCTAACGTGTCTATTTTCTGAAGGCGCTCCTCGGGACGTGAGCTTCGGTGCCGTGAgagagctgctgctgtctgtaggAGGAGTCACCGCCATTCACAGTTTACACATGTGGAGCCTCAACACGACTCATTCTCTGCTTTCCGTGCACCTTGCCACAGGTAAGAGGCGAAGACAGTACTGTTACTAATGTGGAGAGGAAGCCGAACCTGCTCTAAAACTCAGTAAAAAACcagaatttccagttttattatgctgttgtcaaatataagttacttgaaaaatatggcaaaaaagagaaaaagaaaagaattaatttgttaattttctgcttttgaAGTTGATATCACTGAAAATAGATACATATAAAAATCAAATAAGACTTGGAAATCCATAATAATCTGTTGCAAATCTGTCTGCAGATTTTTGGGAGTGCCCACTGCCCCcattgcccccccccccctccccttggTGGTGCCCCTGCTAAAACTATGGAGGTTTAATTAGAAATGAAACACCACACACCCATCCTGCACCTTTTATCCTGGTCCTGTAAACATTTGTTTATTGTTTGATCAGAATGTTTGTATTCTAAGTAAGTAGGATGGAAAACACTTTGGCAAATATTGATCTATTATAGTAGTAATGTAAGGTGCCagtcaacagaaaaagaaagttcTTATTGCTTCCACGAGAATTAGGAGGGTAAgaagcagccaggtgctgctaatcagatGCATGTGATTAAATGATCATCAGCAAATAATTAATTCATTGATGAACTCTATAGAAGTAAAGGTTTTTGGCAATTTTCTGGAGCATTCTAGTTCTTTCTAGGAGTGAAGGTCCcagaaaactaacaaaacaaacaaaacaaaaacaaaaaaaccccaagatCTAACTCTCAAATTCTACAGGCCTTAGTTAACATGTGAAATATTCAAGTCCATTGATGGCACgtttaaaaaaagactgagCAAGTATGACTTCTCTGCAAACATAACATGGcggcacagcttaggtttgcaaagttgcatctgaacaaaacaCATACAGGAAGTAATGAAGAATATGGACACAAACACctaaaaacaaccccaaaaggttgattgggttcatctggacgcagccttttcagtgggagaaacattttgtcactcatccaagtgacttcttcagtctcagctgactgcaggtttccccaatcttacaaacagtacatttgcacaatgactgaaactagcaccactgaatgaacaatgggctgggaggtcagttccttgatcattaatatgccaactgatcaacaaccactgatcaatggccatgagtaccattcatagagagttggggaatggctgcaatcactgcattgtaagatggtggaATCGAGGCCCCCTcctcaattcagagatggttttttccttttcacataaatggccttCTTGACTCCGCGCTgcaaccagcgttcctccctgtccaggatgtttacatcctcatcattgaaagagtgtccactgagctctaggtgtaaatagactccagagtcctggcctgacgagttaGCTCTTCTGCGTTGTGGCATTCGCTTCGCCAggggttgtttggtttccctgatgTATAAATCACAGCacccattccccaactctctatGAATATAATCTGATTTATATAGAACACAAAAACCCCCCACAAGTTCAGAATACAAGATAAAGAGGTAAAATATTGTCTTTGGGGGCTGAAGTTTTATTTACTTCCATGAACTTCTGAGTACAAGCAAAATTCTAGCATCAACAATAAAATGAAGAGGAAGAGTTGAGCCAAAGTTGTAGAAGAGCACTGACAATAAAATCAAGTCATtgtctgtatttatttgtttgtttttttccagaggAAGATGCTGATTCGCAGATCATCCTCAGGAAGGCAACAAGGGTCCTGCGCTCCAAGTTTGGTTTTACCAGCATCACAATTCAAGTAGAGAGCTGCAGGATTTCGGGCAGCAGTGTAGAGGTTTAAAGTTGACCGAACAGAGACTGGTGACTGCAAAAATAAAGGCACTGGGTGCTCCCATTTAACAGCTTCATATTTGGGACTGACCAGCTAATGGTAGAGCTGAACATTTGTGGCTTGGTACCGCTTCTGCAACAGATTTTAAAGAATGACTCCTATGAGAGCAGATAAATGTGATCAATTCCATTGCATTCATTTTAACACAGGTGTACTCAGTCATAGATTATTAAGCAAACAGGATGTGCTTTAACAAAGAACCACCCAAGAGATCTGAATATTTCTAAATAGTTTTagatttcagggttttttttgtgtgacgTTTGAATCTCCTTTCATCACACACATCTGTCACTAAGACATTCTGCAGTTATAAAATTCTAAACTTGAATTTTTTTCTTgtgaattaaaatatttttttcatatgaattttcatttttttcacccttttctTTACTTCTGTCTGCATTTTGCTTCACTCAATAGATCTCCGGTGCTCGCTAGAAcagatttggtttgtttttttgcagcatCAGTTTCAATTTATTTCAACTGACAATCCTGGTCAGATGAAGTACACTCCCTCAGATCATACAGGCACATAATTATGAGGTACAAATTTTTCAAACAATACATACAAAAGAGACATTATTAAGGACGGTATAGCAAGAGTTAGTCTGGATTGAAGTCCAGGTCAAAGCAAgcaattaaatgttaaataaagatATGAAATTCCTAATGGGTAGAGATTATTccaatatgcattttttttttatatgtactGTAACAGTTTAGTTTAACAAAGAGTAAAAAACCAACAAATCTAGGTAGTTATTAGTATATCATGTAACAAAACACTTTCTGGCCCGATGAGCCCAAAAATTTGCAGATTAAAAACTGTTCAGCATGACAAAAATTCCTGGTTTCAACACACTTTCTGGAAAAGCAGTCTTCAATGTGTGGACTTGGGGTCTCCATCTTTCCAGTAGTTTCTGTAGGCCTCCTGGAACATGTTCTTGCAGGCGATTTTAGCTTGGAGTTTCGAGCAAATGAGAAAGGAGCCGCCCATTTTTCTGTGGAGGGAGTAGGTTTCCTCAGGCGGTGGCGTGAGACGCTCTTTCAGCATCACTGGGATGAGGTTGTGGATGCGCTCGGTTGTGCTCTGCATTCCAAAGTCAAAGGGCTTTTCTGAGTTGAAGGCCTCCCCGAGGATCATCACCGCATCCACGTGGGCGTTCTCCATCGCCTTAATGCAGAAGACAAGAAAAATGATCAAGAGGCTTTCAAGTAAATGTTGAGCATGCACAGAAACCTGCTCCTCTGCTTTTAGACAAAGAGATCAATATCAGTCTTATTTGTGTTGAATAGGACGCTGCACCCAGCAGCTTGCAACAGAGACTGGAAACAAGCTGAAATAATCCCCTCCATCAGCACTTCTAAAGCTAACACTTCATTCATCGTTGGTCACATATTTATTTTGCAGGAGAACATGGAGCCCAAACACAAAGCCAGActcaataaaaaatatttcctCTACCACAAGAGCTGCGAATTTGATTTAAGACACACAGGCCTGCTCTCAGCCTCAGGGAATAACTGTGGAGTTATGTGAAGAGACAGACTGAACAACACTGGAACACACTAAACCTACAGAAGAACTGTAGCAAGACGAGAGAGCAATGTGATCTTCAGGCACCAtataataaagagaaaattttttttcccacagtaTCTACTATAAGTAATTTTTACTATCATCTCATAACAATTCCCTTATAATAAAAACCAAGAGAGTGAGACTGTGTTCACAAAATATTAGTGCTGTTGTAGTTCCTGTTGGGTGCCACTAGAGGTCGCACCTGATAAATACTACTAGTGACTGAATATTTCAAAACATTTCCAATAAAAATGTGGTGCATTTCAGAAGTTCCTCTCTTACTATCTTACTTTGAAAACAGTAAGTTTGCTGTTTGACTGCATGAACCTTTCATGTCTTTCACGCTACAttcaaaaatacaacaacagaCAAATCATAAACACAAACTCTCAGCCACTGTTGAACTGAAGGAGTGTGGTGTGGTTCATTAGTAAAATTTACAATGTCCGTTTCTCACCTTTGACTCGTATCCTGTGAGGAACTTCATTTCTCTGGATTTCAGTAGGACACCTTCTCTGTCCTGATCTGCAGCCGCTTTTATAATCTGAGTGAGAGAAATCGCACCAGATGTTTTCACATGTCGAAAAGATATTTCTCAACTAAAATTCTTGTCTGCACAACAATAAAGCACCTCATCTGTCTTTAAGGTTTCAAAATAAGAACATTTTTACCTCTAGAAAGGTTTTCAACGGGTTGATGAATTTTGTGTGGTTAACATATTCTCAcagcaaaatgacaaaaacagaatAACGTGAAAAGGACTGCAGTCGTGTCCCATGATTcaacagcttgtagaaccactttTAGCGGCATTAACCTGAAGAACTCGTTTTCTGCACGGCTTTATGAGTCTCTCACAACATGGTGGAGGagtttggcccactcttctttatagtgttgcttcagttcagtttctgggaccacagcatttcaatcagctTGAGATCTGGACATTGGGCTTTTGCAGCACCTcgattcttctcttttttcagccattctgttctAGACTGGCTGCTGTGCTTTGGATCACTGTACGGTTGCATTTAGCTGCAACACAAACCCAATCATCACCTCTACACCATGGTGTTTCACAGCTGATATggggtgtttgtgctgatatgctgtgtttggttttctccaaacatgAACCTGTGCTTTAGTCTCATCTGTCAAAATGACTTTAACATGTTAACTGAGGTCTGCAGAGTGTGAGATGTAGCTAATGGGGTTTTTTGGGTGACTCTACAGGGAAATGCctaaatgctccagaccagAAAACTCCAAAAACCTCTGTTCTCTAtggaggtgctcacacttgctgatgttCATTCAATCAAGCGCATTTCATTAGCAGTCTTGCCTGCTTAATTCTGTCAATCAAAGCAGTGTGCTAAGTTTTTCACATCCTTTTTAcatatttgtatgtgtgtttagtTTCTTGATAGTCTTCATGAACACTATTTtccaaatacaaaacaaaatgttgtaattACATTCATAATCTAAGTGTACTTCATGTGACCAGAATTATCTGGACTGAGAATTGGTGAAAGAGTAGCCAATGTTcaagaaactttgaaagacttTCAGAAACCTCGAGAACTACAAGTCGAGACCACTTAAAAAACATTACACGGCACATTAGAAGAATAATTATAAAGAAATTACATAACATTTGCACATCACTGTTTGAGAACTAGATAAACTAAATTCTCAGGCAGGTGTAtgcatctttttcttttaaaattcatGTAGCACAATAGGCAATAGCCAATGAGAACACTTCTCACCTCAATGTAGGTATCAGTAAAACTCTTGTTAAATCCTCGAGTAGCTCCAAAATCCAGCAGCGCAACCTGACATGAAgtcataaaaacagaaaacgtGCGTCAGTGAAAAGGAGAAAGATCAAATCCACACGTGTCTCTGGTACAACTCGGGCAAACTGACCTTATGAGTTTGTGGATCAAAGAAGAAGTTGGACCAGTTCGGATCGGTTTGCATGTATCTGAACTCAAAAAGCTCCCTCAGGCATAAAATAAGGATCTGCTCACAAATCTGGCAGAAGGAGAGACAACTGGAAGTGACATGAGGTGTTTTTATAAGTGGGTGTTGATACTTAAATAGTTATCTCTGCTACATGCTGCCATGTctcagggttttgttttttaaaggtgGCATGTACCTCATCTTGGCAGAGCACAGGTGTTAAATATACTGTAAGTGGTGTGGAGTTTAGAGCAGAGTGAAGCTCTTAAAAGCATACCTCATTCCTGAGGTCCTGAGGGAGGTGTGTGGCCTTGTCCAGCGGGAAACCAGGCACCAGTGTTGTGGTGAGAACCTGCTTATTGCTTAGCTCGTCTATCACATCAGGCACACAGAAGAAGGGGTGATCCTTCAGCAGCTCGCTACCAAACACAAAGCAACAAAGTCAGAAGAAGCCCCTATCTGACCCTTCAGGTGCTCTGCacagtgcaaaagtcttgagccacccatttctttatattttgcttccaaggggccaaatgtttttgtctggtcttgagcaatagttctccggGATTTTTGAAGGTCTCAAAGTTTTGTCTGTGGAAAATCTGGAGAACTGATGCGTCATCAGAAACTATCCCAAcagaagggtggctgtcaaggaACCATTATTAAGGATAGGCTGGGGTATGAACAGTTATACAAGAACTGGAttgaaaacctcttggagtgcTGCATTCCAGCCAGATGAAATTCAGAAAAGTACTGTTAGAtgttgatttttatttctgtcttattGTTGCAATCATGGACTGTCAAACTGAATTGCCCATtgtgggataaataaagttatctGAATGTGAGCCACCACGCAACAACGTCTGAAAAACATCTGATTGGGagttgcttcatttttcagcatgataaCGCCAAACACACttccaatgcagtaaaagcacacctagacacacacatacacacataataTAGAAGCTTGCCTAAGAGTTCAGGCTATATTGAAGAATAATGATGGCCATAACAAAAATGgaatttcaagcttgttagattttttatttttatgcatttccatttatgttggaacatgtttcaataaattgaGGGGTGGGGCTCAaggcttttgcacagtactgcatgTTCATGATCTAGTTGCTGTTTGTTGCCAAATGTCAAGGGCATGAACCCAAATCAAAAATATCTTTAGGACTCATTATGACACAACAAGCGCTGTGAAGGTGTTACTATGGGAACTCTAAGGAGAGAAAAAAGTAGGTTCTTCAGCAATCTTTGTGTATACAGTATATCATTCATTATGCAGCAGCTATTATTGTAAGTTGTTGCCTGGTAGGACTTTCCAGGAAAAACTGGCAGAGACCAAAGGTTAAATTAAGTTTGTATGTTGTTAAACAAAATAAGAGGGTTCAAAACATCCACGAGAAAATACTTTGTAGTAAGAAATACAGTACAGTAgctaaaatcccccaaaataccaaaaaaaaagtGGCACCAATGGTGAAACAAACAGAG
Above is a window of Oreochromis niloticus isolate F11D_XX linkage group LG19, O_niloticus_UMD_NMBU, whole genome shotgun sequence DNA encoding:
- the LOC100704239 gene encoding zinc transporter 2, producing the protein MKSSTDPEKQHLIDTHLETLVWVSSPEKKCSDSEFDEDALSVEGLLQHEWLCQEDDWRSVTERDSRCLARKKLFTACAVSLVFMTGEVIGGYAAGSLAIMTDAAHLLTDFVSIVISIFSLWIASRPKTGTMTFGWYRAEILAMFLSVVSIWAVTVVLVLSAVQRISDGEYEIDSEIMLITSGCAVGVNVLMILILHQPGSSHGHSHGFATNLTQRDKHGQRNSHGNASVKAAFVHVVGDLVQSVGVMLAATIIHFWPEYKVADPICTFLFSLLVIGTTLPVTRDVFRILLEGAPRDVSFGAVRELLLSVGGVTAIHSLHMWSLNTTHSLLSVHLATEEDADSQIILRKATRVLRSKFGFTSITIQVESCRISGSSVEV